One Channa argus isolate prfri chromosome 15, Channa argus male v1.0, whole genome shotgun sequence DNA segment encodes these proteins:
- the LOC137100564 gene encoding retinoic acid-induced protein 1 isoform X4 has product MQSFRERSGGYHSNQPCYQQEPHELSRLETYRQHPHHPHPQHPHPGPGPHPGPGPGHVRSGYEAHSLANPTSMPAAGGPGTAGGPKDCYSQQAYAGYPGNGGGNGNGNGGSVPSQGKKSYRGSKIPPPNPSQHLQGPGGYSNHMGPGNYSAQYISEGHLQPKWEDPSQLAQYDPEMVGHMEAGGTPAPGSSQYMDQNMLGHSQTQCHQPSNPAYTSPHHQPHPPNPAPSPLMYPQSHLHYPQHSPSPSPYIEKCSPMPHCFKGYNMPPNSQYGRQMSSHSNLKQGGYRPAQNSYSYQQPPSRGYEQQPTIQAMANPQESHPKYQHFSQPQQNYCLSELSVRSPEQYYQTCSPSSSHSPARSVGRSPSYSSTPSPLMTNPESFQYGQPPMTPGAASSSSSSSAGMQEQASTNAMLLPPRSHPSPSVPQTASHSYTTTPQLPTMKERFSEKLLSNPSLWSLNALTTQVENISNNVQQLLLSEALVANKKGSKRSSGGSNSSAGNGASSKKGEEYKSPPYPDSGGGGTVGGGPMQDPYSTPQHQSMPMELHEGGYSSSSDEQLERGYYYCGQGRSPAQALNNTQLSLDTVSSCSMTSPDDMSTRSGDSGLHNLTADLIRCPSGQGGDGMSTPVKSLTDERSPTCVTIPSPMKQERDSPSGIQHTNEPVKENFEESAWTEKSADKEEATTKISPDCERDLDTKEIQKLNTKSTEKLERWSDEEKCPNLYSNVNKEVTRKGYWEEDSAYQGVNTLVEQSPAALSDLTHKEYFVQEMKSKAFKSESPAASESSVKTLPFISRADLEHDQYSNEKNSSSENTSPTPQVEALNDSNSDKRESRDEEDEEEQEGEEDATEEEEDTIQNEQQHSLSRRLSAEVVEQLEKGEKVSQSLTEEHMNNGDGLDKFTGDLCTRTDTQPTERHSDHEFAGAPAHPNAVVATAAADASTRESAIGDTAPQPQSAMPVFSALNDKATPPAQARDHIDHSDAKVLEPDSPQLPGKSILPSAPSWADTPPSPKKGDEDMEPGISCASAVTPLAKPEPVAPSAQPRTFGRKHARSRRRIIHSGVGLRRQLSLEREGEKEEEGAPSPTQKPCMPSSKTVLFSDQIDLAHQESIVSQTPKMVNDGFRSRMCTRSFNAPDLPAKVEPHVKRKPGPKPGSKMGLKPGPKHGPKPGPKPGAKPGLKPGPKPGPKPGPKPGSKPGSKPGPKLVSNEPELPPKIETPVKRKPGPKPGSKTGSKPGPKPAVKSATRPGPRSAQVLHPTDNAPTKAPVGRPKGSISKTKLVQQEEIIEPLSTLQSRGRKSLKATISQVNHDKKPINQEEKQANLEVKTPEKESKNMVLRSRKPSQEKLSKEKENIGEDILPQMLTEIKDSDDSLKEEEPIIVEQTLIPINDAVKTNEVPADPPATTAPPIPTEQSAEKTSPLLKRKPSQEFSTTPLKKKRGPKPKPKPLPPQAPLMAQVVSTPKEACVRGPRKKRGPPKKTHVITPLTKNTPPSNSESDVTNDVPIVPPQCPTKTKVLPPRKGRGQKYEAMVQKITSPSSKKHLPIPQTDSNLIDDVTAKALSQHVLKEGETSMLINSTEMIEGEVKSTEYRQEGVKQHEGAVSKEEVTQERKKRDISHPESMPEGVRQRVEKEIANKEKTRQEIIKPEVQHDVGLNKVWGSVEAPVEVSTTKAWPQQASEGMSTAASKSGRTKRKRWAMVESTDASVVALETGSLIVTTPRLAKQRAIKNNHEMHLKQRRKKRKGQSSIKKETVEETSVETEEQQQKGVEEKQTPTEETVPLPINPDEITESLQVPSTELIQKPRRGRKPSSNSTKRKRGKASAEQIPGMPVKVHKKPGPKPGMKDAIEVIEAVVRAAGYEQDEKEEREKEERERREMENEDQHKTCIVGPVVTISEKRTETISVKRIRRRPVHQNSKLSFCPYVRINNSRDFSPWCAIVNKPEDAVIFQRRRKKGILRMRNPFTVAKIVPHTAAMLQGPLLNKNLIGRCLTCCLCGKPPNYRDLGDLCGPYYTEDSIPRKILTIRHRESLREKSEETNDNNSSSTEEPGSSKNEGEGSAEKEGNAEPSFTQESNSSKHHHWRYRRAERTGRMVQEGGPRRLTLRERFRRMKQFQANPGSSGDQEGRDSTFQRLQDMAETKEHWAHENCTIWTKGIIMVAGRLYGLKEAANNSAKTAAHSMRMTSPSNVLNTRTCKIHQCTTSTTTISQPGKHHLFSKAKETAVLTGTNT; this is encoded by the exons ATGCAGTCCTTCCGTGAGCGGAGCGGTGGTTACCACAGCAACCAACCCTGCTACCAGCAGGAACCCCATGAATTATCCCGTCTGGAGACCTACCGCCAACATCCACATCATCCCCATCCTCAGCACCCTCACCCGGGCCCTGGTCCACATCCAGGCCCAGGTCCAGGGCATGTGAGGTCAGGCTATGAGGCTCATTCACTGGCAAACCCCACAAGCATGCCAGCAGCAGGTGGACCTGGAACTGCAGGAGGACCCAAGGACTGTTACAGCCAGCAAGCCTATGCTGGTTACCCAGGTAATGGTGGAGGGAATGGGAATGGAAATGGGGGCTCTGTGCCATCACAGGGAAAGAAATCGTACAGAGGAAGCAAAATTCCCCCACCAAACCCCAGTCAGCACCTACAGGGTCCTGGGGGCTACAGTAACCACATGGGTCCTGGGAATTACTCAGCTCAGTATATAAGTGAGGGCCACCTCCAGCCGAAGTGGGAAGACCCATCCCAGTTAGCACAGTATGACCCAGAGATGGTGGGGCACATGGAGGCTGGTGGAACCCCTGCACCTGGCTCGTCCCAGTACATGGACCAGAACATGCTGGGCCATTCCCAGACCCAGTGCCACCAGCCCTCCAACCCTGCCTACACCAGCCCACACCACCAGCCCCACCCTCCTAACCCTGCTCCTTCCCCTCTAATGTACCCCCAGAGTCACCTGCACTACCCCCAGCACTCACCGTCTCCATCACCATACATAGAAAAGTGCAGCCCTATGCCCCACTGTTTTAAAGGTTACAACATGCCTCCAAATTCCCAGTATGGCAGACAAATGAGCAGCCACAGCAATTTAAAGCAGGGAGGTTACAGGCCTGCTCAGAACAGCTACAGCTACCAGCAGCCTCCTTCCAGAGGTTATGAGCAGCAGCCAACTATACAGGCCATGGCAAACCCACAAGAGTCCCACCCTAAATATCAACACTTCAGCCAACCTCAACAAAACTACTGTCTCTCAGAACTGTCTGTCAGATCACCAGAACAGTATTATCAGACTTGTAGCCCCTCATCAAGCCACTCACCTGCTCGCTCTGTAGGACGTTCCCCCTCATACAGTTCCACCCCTTCACCACTAATGACAAATCCAGAGTCATTCCAGTATGGCCAACCTCCCATGACCCCCGGTGCAgcttcttcctcatcctcctcttcagCTGGTATGCAGGAGCAAGCCAGCACCAATGCCATGTTATTGCCCCCACGCTCACATCCCTCACCCAGTGTGCCCCAAACAGCCTCCCACAGCTACACTACCACACCACAGCTCCCCACCATGAAAGAGCGCTTCTCAGAGAAGCTTTTGTCAAACCCGAGCTTGTGGAGTCTGAATGCCCTCACCACTCAGGTAGAGAACATCTCCAATAATGtccagcagctgctgctttcaGAGGCCCTGGTGGCCAACAAGAAAGGCAGTAAGCGCAGCAGTGGAGGGAGCAACAGCAGTGCTGGAAACGGAGCATCCTCCAAAAAAGGTGAGGAGTACAAAAGTCCTCCATATCCagacagtggtggtggtggtacaGTGGGTGGAGGTCCAATGCAGGACCCTTACTCTACCCCACAGCACCAGTCAATGCCAATGGAACTTCATGAGGGGGGCTACTCCAGCAGTAGTGATGAACAACTGGAAAGGGGTTACTACTACTGTGGCCAGGGCAGAAGTCCAGCACAAGCCCTGAACAACACACAACTCAGTTTAGACACAGTCTCTTCATGTTCCATGACATCGCCAGATGATATGTCCACCAGGTCTGGGGATTCAGGTCTACACAACCTTACCGCTGATCTCATTAGATGTCCATCGGGGCAAGGAGGAGATGGCATGAGTACTCCAGTGAAGAGCCTCACTGATGAAAGGTCTCCTACATGCGTTACAATCCCTAGTCCCATGAAACAAGAGAGGGACTCCCCTTCAGGTATACAGCATACCAATGAGCCTGTTAAAGAGAACTTTGAAGAATCGGCCTGGACAGAGAAATCAGCTGACAAAGAAGAGGCGACAACAAAAATATCTCCTGATTGTGAGAGAGATTTAGACACTAAAGAGATTCAGAAACTGAACACAAAATCCACAGAGAAGCTGGAgagatggtcagatgaagagaaatGCCCCAACCTCTACAGCAACGTAAACAAAGAGGTGACAAGAAAAGGCTATTGGGAAGAGGACTCAGCATACCAAGGCGTCAACACCTTAGTTGAACAGTCTCCAGCAGCTCTCTCTGACCTCACCCACAAGGAATACTTTGTTCAAGAGATGAAATCGAAGGCATTCAAATCGGAGTCTCCAGCTGCTTCTGAGAGCTCAGTGAAAACTTTGCCTTTTATTTCTAGGGCTGACCTTGAGCATGATCAATATTCCAatgagaaaaacagcagctcagagaaCACCTCTCCAACCCCCCAAGTTGAGGCCTTGAATGACAGCAATTCAGACAAGAGGGAGAGCagagatgaggaggatgaagaggagcaggaaggagaggaagatgccactgaggaagaagaagacacAATACAGAATGAACAGCAACACTCTCTTTCCCGTCGACTGTCTGCAGAGGTTGTGGAGCAGTTAGAGAAGGGGGAGAAAGTGAGCCAATCGTTGACTGAGGAGCACATGAATAATGGAGATGGACTAGATAAATTTACTGGAGATCTGTGCACCAGGACAGACACTCAGCCCACTGAGCGCCACAGTGACCATGAGTTTGCAGGGGCACCTGCCCATCCAAATGCAGTAGTagcaactgcagcagcagatgctTCTACAAGGGAATCGGCCATTGGTGACACTGCTCCCCAGCCTCAGTCCGCCATGCCAGTCTTCTCAGCTCTCAATGACAAAGCAACACCTCCAGCTCAGGCCAGGGATCATATTGATCACAGTGATGCTAAAGTGCTGGAGCCAGACTCTCCTCAGCTACCAGGGAAGTCAATACTTCCCTCAGCCCCATCCTGGGCAGACACACCACCTTCCCCTAAAAAGGGAGATGAAGACATGGAGCCAGGCATTAGCTGTGCCAGTGCTGTGACCCCCTTGGCCAAGCCAGAGCCTGTGGCCCCATCTGCTCAGCCAAGGACATTTGGACGTAAGCATGCCAGAAGCAGGAGGAGAATCATACATTCAGGTGTGGGATTAAGACGACAGCTAAGTttggagagggagggggaaaaagaagaggaaggggCTCCCTCACCTACACAAAAACCCTGTATGCCATCAAGCAAAACTGTGCTTTTCTCAGATCAAATAGACCTAGCTCATCAGGAATCAATTGTAAGCCAGACGCCCAAAATGGTAAATGATGGTTTTCGTTCAAGAATGTGCACTCGCTCATTCAATGCACCAGACTTGCCTGCAAAAGTTGAGCCTCATGTGAAAAGAAAACCAGGCCCAAAACCAGGATCAAAGATGGGGCTCAAGCCAGGGCCAAAGCATGGACCAAAACCAGGGCCAAAACCAGGAGCAAAGCCAGGACTAAAACCGGGACCAAAGCCTGGACCAAAACCAGGGCCAAAACCTGGATCTAAACCAGGATCAAAACCAGGACCAAAACTTGTGTCAAATGAGCCAGAGTTGCCACCCAAAATTGAGACTCCTGTGAAAAGAAAACCAGGCCCCAAACCAGGCTCAAAAACAGGGTCTAAACCTGGGCCAAAGCCAGCTGTAAAATCAGCAACTAGGCCTGGACCCAGATCTGCACAAGTTTTGCACCCCACTGACAATGCACCCACAAAGGCACCAGTAGGTCGTCCTAAAGGTTCAATTTCTAAAACAAAGCTGGTACAGCAAGAAGAAATCATTGAACCTTTGTCAACACTGCAAAGCAGGGGCAGGAAGAGCCTGAAAGCAACAATATCACAAGTAAACCATGATAAAAAACCAATAAaccaggaagaaaaacaagcaaacctTGAGGTAAAGACTCCAGAGAAGGAGAGTAAGAACATGGTCTTAAGATCCAGAAAACCCTCACaagaaaaactgtcaaaagaaaaagaaaacataggGGAAGATATTTTACCTCAGATgctaacagaaataaaagacagtgATGATTCTCTGAAAGAAGAAGAGCCTATAATAGTGGAACAAACTCTAATTCCTATTAATGATGCAGTTAAAACCAACGAGGTACCAGCAGACCCACCTGCAACAACTGCTCCACCAATTCCAACTGAACAATCTGCAGAAAAGACATCACCTCTATTAAAACGTAAACCAAGCCAAGAATTTTCTACTACACctttaaagaaaaagaggggTCCAAAGCCAAAACCAAAGCCCTTACCACCTCAAGCCCCCCTGATGGCACAGGTTGTCTCTACACCTAAAGAGGCCTGTGTTCGAGGCCCCAGAAAAAAGCGTGGGCCACCCAAGAAAACCCATGTGATTACTCCCCTAACAAAAAACACTCCTCCCAGCAACAGTGAATCTGACGTCACTAATGATGTGCCTATTGTGCCACCTCAATGTCCCACTAAAACAAAAGTCCTCCCCCCACGTAAAGGCAGAGGACAGAAATATGAGGCCATGGTGCAGAAGATTACATCTCCCAGCTCAAAGAAACACCTTCCAATTCCCCAGACAGACAGCAATCTAATTGATGATGTGACAGCCAAGGCTTTGTCTCAACATGTCTTAAAGGAAGGTGAGACATCAATGCTCATAAACAGCACTGAGATGATAGAGGGAGAAGTGAAAAGTACAGAGTATAGACAAGAAGGAGTGAAACAACATGAAGGGGCAGTGAGTAAAGAGGAGGtgacacaagaaagaaaaaagcgtGATATAAGTCACCCAGAGTCCATGCCAGAGGGAGTGAGGCAGAGGGTGGAGAAAGAGATTGCAAATAAAGAGAAGACAAGACAGGAAATCATTAAACCAGAGGTGCAGCATGATGTTGGACTCAACAAGGTTTGGGGCTCAGTCGAAGCCCCAGTTGAGGTCAGCACTACAAAAGCATGGCCACAACAGGCTTCTGAAGGTATGTCTACTGCTGCCAGTAAGTCTGGCAGAACTAAAAGGAAGCGATGGGCCATGGTGGAGAGTACAGATGCCTCAGTAGTGGCCTTGGAAACAGGGAGTCTAATAGTTACGACACCAAGACTAGCCAAACAGAGGGCCATTAAAAACAACCATGAGATGCACctaaaacagagaagaaagaagagaaaaggccAATCCTctataaaaaaagagacagtCGAGGAGACAAGTGTTGAAACAGAGGAGCAACAACAGAAAGGGGTAGAAGAGAAGCAAACCCCCACAGAGGAAACAGTACCTCTGCCAATCAACCCAGATGAGATCACAGAAAGCCTTCAGGTTCCTAGCACAGAACTCATTCAGAAACCAAGGAGAGGTAGAAAACCATCAAGTAATTCAACCAAGAGGAAGCGAGGCAAAGCCTCAGCAGAGCAGATTCCAGGCATGccagtaaaagtacacaaaaagCCTGGACCAAAACCGGGGATGAAAGACGCCATCGAGGTTATTGAGGCAGTGGTAAGGGCTGCAGGGTATGAACAGGAcgaaaaggaggagagagaaaaagaagaaagggaaagaagagaAATGGAAAATGAGGACCAACATAAGACATGTATTGTGGGCCCTGTAGTGACAATATCAGAAAAACGAACTGAGACCATTTCTGTTAAAAGAATAAGGCGCAGACCAGTGCATCAAAATTCCAAACTGTCTTTCTGTCCTTATGTGCGAATTAACAACTCCAGAGACTTTTCCCCCTGGTGTGCCATAGTCAACAAGCCTGAGGATGCAGTGATATTCCAGAGACGTAGAAAAAAGGGCATTCTCAGAATGAGAAATCCTTTCACAGTTGCTAAAATAGTGCCACACACTGCCGCCATGTTACAGGGACCCTTATTAAATAAGAATCTAATTGGCAGGTGTCTTACATGTTGTCTGTGTGGAAAGCCACCAAACTACAGAGACTTAGGTGATTTGTGTGGACCCTACTACACAGAAGATAGCATTCCACGGAAAATTTTGACGATCAGGCACAGAGAGTCCCTCAGGGAAAAGTCAGAGGAGACCAATGACAACAATAGTAGCAGCACTGAAGAACCAGGCAGCTCAAAGAATGAGGGCGAGGGCAGCGCAGAAAAGGAGGGCAACGCAGAACCATCATTCACTCAAGAGAGCAATAGTAGCAAGCACCACCATTGGCGCTATAGACGAGCAGAAAGAACGGGAAGGATGGTTCAAGAGGGTGGTCCACGAAGATTAACTCTCCGGGAGAGGTTCAGAAGGATGAAGCAGTTCCAGGCCAACCCAGGGTCCTCGGGTGACCAAGAGGGTAGGGACAGCACGTTCCAAAGGTTACAAGACATGGCAGAGACTAAGGAGCATTGGGCCCATGAAAACTGTACTATTTGGACCAAGGGGATAATTATGGTAGCTGGGAGGCTATATGGACTGAAGGAGGCTGCCAACAACTCAGCCAAAACG GCTGCACATTCCATGAGGATGACTTCTCCATCAAATGTCCTAAACACGag GACCTGTAAGATACACCAGTgtaccacctccaccaccaccatctcTCAGCCAGGCAAGCACCACCTATTCAGCAAGGCAAAGGAAACTGCTGTATTAACAGGCACCAATACCTAA